One genomic segment of Desulfomicrobium sp. ZS1 includes these proteins:
- a CDS encoding PilN domain-containing protein, producing MIKINLLPQQKRTKTTNIEKSFVFFVLGVLLVLGSVFAVDYFFSSQLAELNASVSKKTQTKTLLEKEVAKVNQTIQELQDIDGRIKIIKQVRLRQGLPVKYIDEVVINIPQNKLWVEKFNVDANGNIALSGVALDNQAFVSFVERLRLSKYIASVDTRRTSRREIDGLGLVSFECSVKAQEYFENISTNGTTNG from the coding sequence ATGATCAAAATTAATTTACTTCCTCAGCAAAAGCGAACTAAAACAACAAACATTGAAAAAAGTTTTGTTTTTTTCGTGTTAGGGGTTTTGTTGGTGCTCGGATCCGTTTTTGCCGTAGACTACTTTTTTTCTTCTCAACTAGCGGAATTGAATGCGTCAGTATCTAAAAAAACGCAGACAAAGACGCTTTTGGAAAAAGAAGTCGCAAAGGTTAATCAAACCATACAAGAACTTCAGGATATCGATGGAAGAATCAAGATCATCAAGCAAGTTCGCCTTCGTCAGGGATTGCCGGTCAAATATATTGATGAGGTCGTCATCAATATACCCCAAAATAAATTATGGGTTGAAAAATTCAATGTTGACGCCAATGGCAATATCGCCCTCAGCGGAGTCGCATTGGATAATCAGGCTTTTGTGAGCTTCGTTGAACGGCTTCGTCTGTCGAAATATATTGCCAGTGTGGACACGCGAAGGACCTCACGTCGCGAAATTGACGGGCTTGGCCTGGTTTCCTTCGAATGTTCTGTCAAGGCCCAGGAGTATTTCGAGAACATAAGTACGAATGGAACAACAAATGGATAA
- a CDS encoding GntR family transcriptional regulator — METKNLLKRRVLRDDVAEYLMESILKGDLNPGDKIIESKLARELSISQGAVREAIRDLIAQGVLETEPYKGTRIRTLTKEQLNDYYDVRTEIEALAVRWSIIKHESKYLDLAFLKSCVDNMKFCVDNNDSKNMRKHDMAFHLAIVQAAHSESLEKAWNSLGNYYWTYIAVYYDHAASLLQAQVVKHQTMYEAIATADINAYANCVRGHYFDTDQLFPEKK, encoded by the coding sequence ATGGAAACTAAAAATTTGTTAAAAAGAAGAGTTTTGCGAGACGATGTCGCGGAATACTTGATGGAATCCATTCTTAAAGGGGATCTTAACCCTGGAGACAAAATAATCGAATCAAAATTGGCAAGAGAGCTATCCATCAGCCAAGGTGCAGTACGAGAAGCCATCCGCGACCTCATCGCCCAAGGAGTATTGGAAACAGAGCCCTACAAGGGCACGCGCATACGGACCCTCACGAAAGAGCAACTCAACGATTACTATGACGTTCGCACGGAAATTGAAGCGCTGGCCGTAAGATGGAGCATCATCAAGCATGAATCCAAATATCTCGATCTCGCTTTTTTAAAGAGCTGTGTGGACAATATGAAATTCTGCGTCGATAACAATGACTCGAAAAACATGCGAAAACACGACATGGCTTTTCATTTGGCCATAGTCCAGGCAGCGCATAGCGAATCACTTGAAAAAGCGTGGAATTCACTGGGTAATTACTACTGGACCTACATCGCTGTTTACTACGATCATGCCGCTTCATTGCTGCAAGCCCAGGTCGTTAAACACCAAACCATGTACGAAGCCATCGCAACAGCTGACATCAATGCCTATGCAAACTGTGTACGCGGTCACTACTTTGATACTGACCAACTCTTTCCAGAAAAGAAATAA
- the cysQ gene encoding 3'(2'),5'-bisphosphate nucleotidase CysQ: MRNDDLLAAIHAALAAGKVILDIYASGDFGIKTKSDNSPLTQADRAAHACIFERLSGTSYPLLSEEGRDIPHAERGSWPVFWLIDPLDGTREFIKRNGEFTVNIALIENGCPVLGAVYAPVLDTLYFAAKGAGAYKLGTASTYAGRPLDEMVAASCSLPCAQPEAGAYTIVGSRSHQTPEFAAFVSAREKEYERVAVRSIGSSLKICLVAEGSADVYPRLGPTMEWDTAAGHAVAACAGCAVVRVNTGEPLIYNKPDLLNPFFIVERR; the protein is encoded by the coding sequence ATGCGTAACGACGACCTGCTGGCAGCCATTCATGCCGCCCTTGCAGCGGGGAAAGTCATCCTCGACATTTACGCGTCCGGGGATTTCGGCATCAAGACAAAGTCCGACAATTCCCCGCTCACCCAGGCCGACAGGGCTGCGCATGCGTGCATTTTCGAGCGTCTTTCCGGCACCAGTTATCCCCTGCTGAGTGAAGAAGGGCGGGACATCCCCCATGCCGAGCGCGGCAGTTGGCCTGTCTTCTGGCTGATCGACCCCCTGGACGGCACCAGGGAGTTTATCAAGCGCAACGGCGAATTCACCGTCAACATCGCGCTGATCGAAAACGGCTGTCCTGTTCTGGGCGCGGTGTACGCACCGGTCCTTGATACGCTCTATTTCGCCGCAAAGGGAGCGGGGGCGTACAAGCTCGGCACGGCCTCGACGTATGCCGGGCGTCCGCTGGATGAAATGGTTGCTGCCTCGTGTTCCCTGCCCTGTGCGCAGCCGGAAGCTGGAGCCTACACCATCGTCGGTTCCCGTTCCCACCAGACACCGGAATTTGCCGCCTTCGTCTCCGCCAGAGAAAAGGAGTATGAGCGCGTTGCGGTGCGCTCCATCGGCAGTTCCCTAAAAATCTGTCTCGTGGCCGAAGGCTCGGCGGACGTGTACCCCCGCCTCGGTCCGACCATGGAATGGGACACGGCAGCGGGGCATGCCGTAGCGGCTTGCGCGGGATGCGCGGTGGTCAGGGTCAACACAGGGGAGCCCCTGATCTACAACAAGCCGGACTTACTCAACCCGTTCTTTATTGTCGAAAGACGCTAA
- a CDS encoding pilus assembly protein PilP, protein MKVHIWTLIVLFFLCGTVYAAEGTTDTPGQEFPDWITPQQPPYDAKGKIDPFVSFVKIREYELMQAAKKAKIDKKAATPLETVDVRSLKLIGIINKEGGNSMAMVELPDGKGYLIRPGMTIGLYDGIVTSIGNEVLVVEEDVIDVFGEAKKRLINLRLRQEKE, encoded by the coding sequence ATGAAAGTACACATTTGGACCCTGATAGTTTTGTTTTTCTTATGTGGGACTGTCTATGCCGCCGAGGGTACGACGGATACGCCCGGTCAGGAATTTCCGGACTGGATAACGCCACAACAACCCCCGTATGACGCGAAGGGGAAAATAGACCCGTTCGTATCTTTTGTGAAGATTCGCGAATACGAGCTCATGCAAGCCGCCAAAAAAGCTAAAATTGATAAAAAGGCGGCTACCCCTCTTGAAACAGTGGATGTTCGCAGTTTAAAGCTCATTGGGATTATCAATAAAGAGGGCGGAAATTCCATGGCGATGGTTGAATTGCCAGATGGCAAAGGATATTTGATTCGCCCTGGGATGACTATTGGATTATATGATGGCATTGTTACTTCTATCGGGAATGAAGTACTTGTCGTCGAAGAAGATGTCATCGATGTTTTTGGTGAAGCAAAAAAGCGATTAATTAATTTAAGATTGCGGCAAGAGAAGGAGTAG
- a CDS encoding type 4a pilus biogenesis protein PilO, with protein MDKTTVSKKFAELSSLQLLLILLGLAGLVYGAYWYFILDGKLAQIAKAEQTIEKLDKDIALYRAQVAKLPELERNLALRKKELYYAKTLLPEDARALEMLLSSFEKLGRDENVEFILFQPGAEQIQEFYATRSVQLQISGTFHRLVTYFDRLSRLDRLVTIQNITFSPVSDFSPTEKYLNTSLVLQVYRALTEAEIKAREAQKSQNTKKK; from the coding sequence ATGGATAAAACTACAGTTTCCAAAAAATTTGCTGAATTGTCATCCTTGCAGTTGTTGCTGATACTGCTCGGTTTGGCTGGTTTGGTTTATGGGGCGTATTGGTACTTTATCCTTGATGGCAAATTGGCTCAGATTGCAAAAGCCGAGCAAACCATCGAAAAACTCGACAAGGATATCGCCCTTTATCGTGCCCAGGTAGCCAAACTGCCCGAGTTGGAGCGTAATTTAGCCTTGCGGAAAAAAGAACTTTATTATGCCAAAACTCTGCTTCCCGAGGATGCCAGGGCGCTAGAGATGCTCCTTTCTTCATTTGAAAAATTGGGCCGAGACGAAAATGTGGAATTTATTTTGTTTCAGCCTGGCGCCGAACAAATTCAGGAATTTTACGCAACGCGTTCGGTTCAACTGCAAATAAGTGGGACATTTCATCGTCTTGTTACTTATTTCGATCGCCTTTCGCGTCTTGATCGGCTTGTAACTATACAGAATATCACTTTTTCACCTGTCTCGGATTTTTCTCCGACGGAAAAGTATCTGAACACCAGTCTTGTTCTTCAGGTCTACAGGGCTCTTACAGAGGCCGAAATCAAGGCTCGTGAAGCGCAAAAATCACAAAATACGAAAAAAAAGTGA
- a CDS encoding alpha-hydroxy-acid oxidizing protein produces the protein MKEIRKTARDLMTGFCRVCPVCNGKACAGEVPGMGGLGTGSAFMANVQALAKVTFNMRLVHEITEPDTSTSILGLDLSMPVMAAPIGGVSFNMGGKRTEEEYINAIIDGTKQAGIIGCTGDGVPPLIHESGLAAIAAAGGHGIPFIKPWEDAELYEKLAKARDCGAKIIGMDIDAAGLITLRKMGRPVSPKSVDTLRKIIAKAGVKFIVKGVMTPHDAALALEAGADAIVVSNHGGRVLDHTPGTAEVLPGIAEQMKGKLGVIVDGGVRTGADVLKMLALGADAVMVGRPFSIAAMGNLTEGVVTYSETLRTELMQAMVMTGTESIAKVSPTILYSKA, from the coding sequence ATGAAAGAAATACGTAAAACAGCCCGCGATCTGATGACCGGCTTCTGTCGCGTGTGCCCTGTTTGCAATGGCAAGGCTTGCGCAGGAGAAGTTCCGGGCATGGGCGGACTCGGCACCGGGTCGGCCTTCATGGCCAACGTACAGGCTTTGGCAAAAGTCACTTTCAACATGCGCCTAGTGCACGAAATCACCGAACCCGATACCAGCACCAGTATCCTAGGCCTGGATTTGTCCATGCCTGTCATGGCGGCTCCCATCGGCGGAGTTTCATTCAATATGGGCGGGAAGCGCACTGAAGAAGAATACATTAACGCGATCATCGACGGGACTAAGCAGGCAGGAATCATCGGATGCACCGGAGACGGAGTGCCGCCCTTAATCCACGAATCGGGTCTGGCCGCCATTGCGGCTGCGGGCGGACACGGAATCCCGTTCATCAAACCCTGGGAAGACGCCGAACTCTACGAAAAATTAGCCAAGGCCAGGGACTGCGGAGCCAAAATCATAGGAATGGACATCGACGCAGCCGGCCTTATTACGCTGCGCAAAATGGGGCGCCCGGTCTCTCCCAAATCGGTGGACACGCTACGGAAAATCATTGCCAAGGCGGGAGTGAAGTTCATCGTCAAGGGTGTCATGACCCCGCACGACGCGGCACTGGCTTTGGAGGCAGGAGCCGATGCCATAGTCGTTTCCAACCATGGCGGACGAGTGCTCGACCATACGCCGGGAACAGCCGAAGTATTACCGGGCATAGCCGAACAGATGAAGGGAAAATTGGGAGTAATCGTGGATGGAGGGGTACGCACAGGTGCCGACGTACTCAAAATGCTCGCCCTGGGAGCGGACGCAGTCATGGTCGGCAGGCCCTTCAGCATAGCAGCCATGGGCAATCTGACCGAGGGCGTTGTTACCTACAGCGAAACACTTCGCACCGAACTCATGCAGGCCATGGTCATGACCGGAACGGAATCGATAGCGAAGGTTTCGCCGACCATACTCTACAGCAAGGCCTAA
- a CDS encoding PilZ domain-containing protein, with protein sequence MSENKRMHIRKDCLVPVRYVYEGQSKTQYARLINYSDGGLCLKTRTPIQKDAKLELSLEGYSPESSMGEFDRYPVAVCWSKEIPERGLPVYETGLKYRG encoded by the coding sequence ATGTCTGAAAACAAGCGCATGCATATTCGAAAAGATTGTCTGGTGCCGGTCCGCTATGTCTATGAAGGTCAGAGCAAGACCCAGTATGCCCGTTTGATCAATTACAGCGACGGTGGCCTGTGTCTCAAGACCCGTACGCCCATCCAGAAGGACGCCAAGCTTGAGCTTTCCCTGGAAGGTTATTCTCCCGAATCATCCATGGGCGAATTCGACCGCTACCCTGTGGCCGTATGCTGGAGCAAGGAGATCCCCGAGAGAGGATTGCCGGTTTACGAGACCGGGTTGAAGTACAGAGGATAG
- the pilM gene encoding type IV pilus assembly protein PilM translates to MKKLGLFSKKNAGVGLDLGSEWLKMVKIRPGKGDLILESIARSPWQPGDLDNNSATAKKIAGLWSQLLLKDQVVASSMAGHAVIVKRVTFESDSPKTLGDTVHKDARQYIPFDINDVYLDFQVLGPGAKEKSYDVLLVASKKKVVQNLSDVITQSGLSLSVIDVDSFAICNSFEYNYPELQDKPVYLLDIGGAQSVFCIYHNGQPVFLREVSFGGRVITEALASILNLKRMEAERIKLGGKDDLDEKSAKAIADAVNKTFKNWCDELKRLIGFYHSSSSNVVPAESLYLSGGGALLGGLKDVFQKELDLDVQYHNPFRKIFVDRNSFQKEYLEEIGPQMVVPFGLALRAI, encoded by the coding sequence GTGAAAAAATTAGGTTTATTTTCTAAGAAAAATGCCGGTGTCGGTTTGGATCTTGGAAGCGAATGGCTGAAAATGGTAAAGATTCGGCCGGGAAAAGGTGATCTTATTTTGGAGAGCATTGCCAGAAGCCCATGGCAGCCTGGTGATCTTGATAATAATTCGGCAACAGCAAAGAAGATCGCAGGTCTTTGGTCGCAGCTTCTGCTAAAGGACCAAGTGGTCGCTTCCTCTATGGCGGGACATGCGGTTATAGTTAAGCGTGTCACTTTTGAGTCTGATTCACCCAAAACTTTGGGAGACACGGTCCATAAAGATGCTCGTCAGTACATTCCTTTCGATATCAACGACGTTTACCTCGATTTTCAAGTTCTGGGTCCTGGGGCAAAAGAAAAGAGTTATGACGTTTTGCTTGTGGCCAGCAAAAAGAAGGTTGTGCAGAATTTGAGCGACGTGATCACCCAGTCTGGATTGTCCCTCTCGGTGATAGACGTCGATTCTTTTGCAATATGCAATAGTTTTGAGTATAACTACCCAGAATTGCAGGATAAGCCTGTTTATCTTCTTGATATTGGCGGCGCGCAAAGCGTTTTTTGCATTTATCATAATGGACAGCCGGTTTTTTTGCGAGAAGTGTCGTTTGGTGGGCGGGTTATAACTGAGGCCCTTGCCTCCATTCTCAATTTAAAAAGAATGGAAGCGGAGCGCATCAAGTTGGGCGGCAAGGATGATCTTGATGAAAAGAGCGCCAAGGCCATTGCTGACGCCGTGAACAAGACTTTCAAGAATTGGTGTGACGAATTGAAGCGCTTGATAGGGTTTTATCATTCATCTTCGAGCAATGTTGTGCCTGCGGAGTCACTTTATCTGTCTGGTGGTGGGGCATTGCTCGGCGGACTAAAAGATGTCTTCCAGAAAGAACTCGACCTGGATGTTCAATACCACAACCCGTTCCGTAAAATTTTTGTCGATAGAAATTCTTTTCAGAAAGAATATCTTGAAGAAATAGGTCCGCAAATGGTTGTTCCTTTTGGCCTTGCCTTGAGAGCAATTTAA
- a CDS encoding PilZ domain-containing protein — protein MNIFEKKETRKNTKISFRTDDETLAQLKSICRIENRTTSSLIENILTEYVLLHDNSSLVEQEKRLSPRKKCSIPAVLLIDKDNKKKYYNSLIKSLSTNSAQLVLKNISSTEKFIKDFFILFNLPKSDHPLLLPCQLIRQNCRENECMIICKFNFSNSTDCEILLKYLQKNEFIEINDKK, from the coding sequence ATGAATATTTTCGAAAAAAAGGAAACACGTAAAAATACGAAAATTTCATTTCGCACAGATGATGAAACTCTCGCTCAGCTCAAATCAATTTGCAGAATAGAGAACAGAACAACTTCATCCTTAATAGAAAATATACTTACAGAATATGTTCTATTACATGACAACAGCTCGCTCGTAGAACAAGAAAAAAGGCTTTCACCGCGAAAAAAGTGTTCAATACCAGCTGTACTATTAATTGATAAAGATAACAAAAAAAAATATTATAATTCCTTAATCAAGAGCTTATCAACAAATTCAGCGCAACTAGTTTTAAAAAATATTTCTTCAACAGAAAAATTTATAAAAGATTTTTTTATACTTTTCAATTTACCGAAAAGCGACCATCCGTTACTTCTGCCTTGCCAGCTGATACGTCAAAATTGCAGAGAAAACGAATGCATGATTATCTGTAAATTTAATTTTAGCAACAGTACTGACTGTGAAATATTGTTAAAATATTTGCAAAAAAATGAGTTTATAGAAATAAATGACAAAAAATAA
- a CDS encoding type IV pilus secretin PilQ has product MKIFRAISGFLFLGCIVVLTSCATHSKPANMETGDTAGLSVQNLQTVVVSEALGKTIIDIPLDANTQIYADHDANDNIKVSFTPSVTDFELPASATALVSDIKKDMDGERVASLNIVLNENSKFLLSKQSDTLGRLMLVADEAISPQLPSNYITSLNFKPKNDSLQVVTYSSLPFEVTPGQDGDFKLTFRKVQFQETLLKKYDVTKLGSAIDYVTALNGNDGNAYLLFAGAKNPALSVLRKGDETHILIKGKSTQVAQADSAPTEAAGTGTAIAENASEIQELNTLFPGMKERYTGERISIDLQDADVEHVLRLISEISGYNLILDDDISGKISLKLVDIPWDQALDLVLLQRGLGMVIKGNIMRIASTTKLEAERVQLQKAREAAIQAQVSMQNLAPLKTEYMQINYNTAAEFEGKVKTMLSGRGSVSSDPRTNILIVTDTEDTLKRVDSFIKKLDRAERQVMIEARLVYATDEFQRSLGVKWGTAYSTETAENLPNEQWRGTFASTGLNALNTVNGITLGGTIGKFLGEDLFALDAALQLGEAKNLVKTISSPRILTLNNNRAEIQQGTKLATATESESGGTTTEYEEAVLKISVLPQITPDNKLILDLEISDDSPKSDGRDIDTKQTKTKMMVSDRETIVIGGVQKTTETSGTNQIPGLGDVPGLGWLFKNTYDAKSKAELLIFIQPRIM; this is encoded by the coding sequence ATGAAGATCTTCAGAGCGATATCTGGATTTTTATTTTTGGGTTGTATCGTTGTGCTGACTTCTTGCGCAACGCACTCTAAACCTGCTAATATGGAAACAGGTGATACAGCTGGTCTTTCTGTTCAAAATTTGCAAACAGTGGTGGTTTCTGAAGCGTTAGGCAAAACAATCATTGATATTCCATTGGATGCCAATACGCAAATTTACGCCGATCACGACGCTAATGACAATATAAAAGTTTCTTTCACTCCTTCTGTCACTGATTTTGAACTACCGGCAAGTGCAACAGCACTTGTCTCTGATATTAAAAAAGATATGGATGGAGAAAGGGTTGCCTCTTTAAATATTGTTTTAAATGAGAACAGTAAATTTCTTCTATCAAAACAATCCGACACTCTTGGACGCCTGATGTTAGTGGCGGACGAAGCGATATCCCCACAGCTTCCATCGAACTACATCACGTCTCTGAATTTCAAGCCTAAAAATGATTCTTTGCAGGTCGTCACATATTCGAGTTTGCCTTTTGAAGTGACTCCTGGGCAAGACGGAGATTTCAAACTTACGTTTCGTAAAGTGCAATTTCAGGAAACATTGCTAAAAAAATATGACGTGACAAAGCTTGGATCCGCAATTGATTACGTCACCGCGCTTAACGGTAATGATGGCAACGCCTATCTTTTATTCGCCGGCGCAAAAAATCCCGCTTTGTCCGTTCTGCGCAAAGGAGACGAAACTCATATCTTGATCAAGGGGAAAAGCACCCAGGTGGCTCAAGCCGATAGTGCCCCCACCGAAGCCGCTGGAACTGGAACTGCGATTGCTGAAAATGCGAGCGAAATTCAAGAGCTCAATACCCTTTTTCCAGGCATGAAAGAGCGTTATACTGGTGAGAGAATATCTATTGATTTACAGGACGCTGATGTAGAGCATGTATTGCGCCTTATTTCGGAAATCAGCGGCTACAATTTGATTCTTGATGATGATATTTCAGGGAAAATTTCTCTCAAGCTTGTCGACATTCCTTGGGATCAGGCTCTTGATCTGGTGCTTTTGCAAAGAGGTCTGGGCATGGTCATAAAGGGCAACATCATGCGCATCGCTTCGACCACGAAACTTGAAGCAGAACGCGTTCAGTTGCAGAAAGCCCGCGAGGCCGCAATCCAGGCGCAGGTTAGCATGCAGAATCTTGCTCCGCTGAAGACTGAATACATGCAAATCAATTATAATACCGCCGCCGAGTTTGAAGGCAAAGTCAAGACGATGTTGTCCGGTCGCGGTTCAGTTTCTTCTGATCCGCGGACAAACATTCTGATAGTCACCGACACGGAAGACACCTTGAAGCGGGTGGACAGTTTTATCAAAAAATTGGATCGCGCTGAACGACAGGTTATGATCGAGGCTCGGCTTGTCTACGCTACGGACGAATTTCAGAGAAGTCTTGGAGTCAAATGGGGTACGGCTTATTCTACGGAAACTGCAGAAAACCTTCCGAATGAGCAATGGCGCGGCACTTTTGCTTCCACGGGCCTTAATGCGCTCAACACTGTCAACGGTATCACCCTTGGCGGGACAATAGGTAAATTTTTGGGCGAAGACTTATTTGCGCTGGATGCCGCACTGCAACTCGGTGAAGCAAAAAATCTGGTTAAAACGATTTCCTCTCCTCGAATCCTGACACTGAACAACAACAGAGCCGAGATACAACAGGGCACCAAGCTTGCTACCGCGACTGAATCCGAGAGTGGTGGAACCACGACAGAATACGAGGAAGCCGTCTTGAAGATATCTGTCCTTCCTCAGATAACACCGGATAACAAGCTTATTCTGGATTTGGAGATAAGCGACGACAGTCCCAAGAGTGACGGGCGTGATATCGACACAAAACAGACCAAGACAAAAATGATGGTCAGTGATCGTGAGACCATTGTTATCGGTGGTGTACAAAAAACCACAGAAACCAGCGGCACAAACCAGATACCTGGTTTGGGTGACGTGCCTGGCCTTGGCTGGCTCTTCAAAAACACCTACGATGCCAAGTCCAAGGCTGAACTGCTCATATTCATTCAGCCACGTATCATGTAG
- a CDS encoding FadR/GntR family transcriptional regulator, translated as MTSAGRIGRTNFTGENRVTTPIQQKRIYEEITTRLQTMVQNDDLKPGDRLPPERQLAILFGVSRNSVREAIKSLEQQGMLVSRPGAGTFIAENNQASLTTALGDAFARERHRLDDIFELRLLLEPQIAHLAAQRIAQHELAELQDLIHAYKKNLGDGLSVCLFDQAFHDAIAAATGNQSIILLMEQMHDLLRESRDEALQSPARNAKSLEDHQTILEALSSHDPERAREAMTVHLIHTREIVFTSTTGE; from the coding sequence TTGACCTCAGCCGGGCGTATTGGTAGGACCAATTTCACGGGAGAAAACAGAGTGACAACACCCATTCAACAAAAAAGAATTTACGAAGAGATTACTACGCGCCTGCAGACAATGGTGCAGAACGATGACCTAAAACCTGGCGATCGTCTGCCGCCGGAACGCCAACTCGCGATACTGTTCGGGGTGTCGCGAAATTCCGTGCGCGAGGCAATCAAAAGCCTGGAGCAGCAAGGAATGCTGGTCAGCAGACCAGGGGCAGGCACCTTCATTGCCGAAAATAATCAAGCCAGTCTGACGACGGCCCTGGGAGACGCCTTTGCGCGGGAACGACATCGTCTCGATGACATATTTGAATTGCGCCTCCTGCTTGAGCCTCAGATCGCGCATCTGGCCGCCCAGCGCATCGCACAACATGAACTTGCGGAGTTGCAGGACCTTATCCACGCCTACAAAAAAAACCTTGGAGATGGCCTGTCTGTCTGTCTTTTCGATCAGGCTTTCCACGACGCCATTGCTGCCGCCACCGGCAATCAATCCATCATCCTGCTCATGGAGCAGATGCATGATCTGCTGCGCGAAAGCAGGGATGAGGCGCTGCAATCACCCGCCCGCAATGCCAAGTCGCTGGAGGATCATCAAACAATCCTGGAAGCCTTGAGTTCACACGATCCGGAGCGTGCCCGAGAGGCCATGACGGTACACCTCATACATACCAGAGAAATTGTTTTTACCTCAACCACAGGAGAATGA